A part of Hyphomicrobiales bacterium genomic DNA contains:
- a CDS encoding glycosyltransferase family A protein, translating into MANNTSAAERGAGGPGSISVVIPNRNHAHYVARAIEAYAAQTRLPDEVIVIDDASEDDSWRRIEALAERHHFIRPLRSAEHKGVNRTINQGLKMAGGGFVVAAASDDLTDPAFLEKCSGLMGAHPAAGFCFSDPSSFSAESGRMRHHSFFISEAPKYFGPDDIEALLRKAAFTFPTNSLFFRREALAGIGGFIPALEWHADWFAAHALALRFGACYIPENLAFFQVSASSYSSRAFASWEGHTEVIGRFLDLIACDFADVGERLKRAGVIPEYNVRLIPLLMTHPARSKILSPRLIARILIRHAWQRLMPLMPWRLRRKVRPIVMALRGR; encoded by the coding sequence GTGGCGAATAATACTTCAGCGGCGGAGAGGGGCGCGGGCGGCCCCGGCAGCATTTCGGTGGTGATCCCGAACCGCAACCACGCCCACTATGTTGCCCGGGCCATCGAGGCCTATGCAGCGCAGACGCGCCTGCCCGACGAGGTCATCGTCATCGACGATGCCTCGGAGGACGACAGCTGGCGGCGGATCGAGGCGCTGGCCGAGCGGCACCACTTCATCCGGCCGCTGCGATCGGCCGAGCACAAGGGCGTCAACAGGACCATCAACCAAGGGCTCAAGATGGCGGGCGGCGGATTCGTGGTCGCGGCGGCGAGCGACGATCTGACCGACCCGGCGTTCCTGGAAAAATGTTCCGGCCTCATGGGCGCGCACCCGGCGGCGGGCTTCTGCTTTTCCGATCCAAGCAGCTTTTCGGCCGAAAGCGGCAGGATGCGCCACCATTCCTTCTTCATTTCCGAGGCGCCCAAATATTTCGGCCCGGACGACATCGAAGCCCTGTTGCGCAAGGCGGCCTTCACCTTTCCGACCAATTCGCTGTTCTTCCGGCGCGAAGCGCTGGCCGGCATCGGCGGCTTCATTCCCGCGCTCGAGTGGCATGCCGACTGGTTCGCGGCCCACGCCTTGGCGCTGCGCTTTGGTGCCTGCTACATCCCGGAAAATCTCGCCTTCTTTCAGGTCAGCGCCAGTTCCTATTCGTCACGCGCCTTCGCGAGCTGGGAGGGGCATACGGAGGTGATTGGCCGTTTCCTGGATCTCATCGCCTGCGACTTTGCCGATGTCGGGGAACGGCTGAAGCGGGCCGGCGTGATCCCGGAATATAATGTGCGGCTCATCCCGCTTCTCATGACCCACCCGGCGCGGTCGAAGATTCTGAGCCCGCGCCTCATCGCCCGCATCCTTATCCGCCATGCCTGGCAGCGCCTCATGCCGCTCATGCCGTGGCGGCTGCGGCGCAAGGTCCGGCCGATCGTCATGGCGCTGCGCGGGCGGTAG
- a CDS encoding ankyrin repeat domain-containing protein — MDNADANSSLLYGAYIGSLKIVREALEQGADIECAEAGTVLTALHLAVGRSFVDVAKYLIEEAGATIKPDGHGRWPTVIAAQCCATEEMCDFIAAREAASASGASGGTEGR, encoded by the coding sequence GTGGACAACGCGGACGCGAATTCAAGCCTGCTCTACGGCGCCTATATCGGCAGCCTGAAGATTGTCAGGGAGGCTCTGGAGCAAGGCGCCGATATCGAGTGCGCGGAGGCCGGCACCGTCCTGACCGCGCTTCACCTTGCGGTCGGGCGCAGCTTTGTCGATGTCGCCAAATACCTGATCGAAGAGGCCGGGGCCACGATCAAGCCGGACGGCCATGGCCGCTGGCCGACCGTAATCGCCGCGCAGTGCTGCGCCACCGAAGAGATGTGCGACTTCATCGCCGCGCGCGAGGCGGCATCCGCTAGCGGCGCGTCCGGCGGCACAGAAGGGCGCTGA